Sequence from the Oncorhynchus kisutch isolate 150728-3 linkage group LG12, Okis_V2, whole genome shotgun sequence genome:
AAATTGCAGATTTAAGGATGGAGGTTGCTTTTGTGCTCTTACTCAGAAATACACTTTTTCTCCAAGGCTCCTCAggaaaagccactgctccagaccAAGACCTCTGCCTCGGAGTCCACTGAAAGGCTTAAGCCAGCCCCCTCGGACCCAGAGAAGGCTTCTGCCACTCCTCCCAAGGTCTGCACCACTCCTCCCAAGGTCTGCACCACTCCTCCCAAGGTCTGCACCACTCCTCCCAAGGTCTGCACCACTCCTCCCAAGGTCTGCACCACTCCTCCCAAGGTCTGCACCACTCCTCCCAAGGTCTGCACCACTCCCCGCTGGATCGCATTACCAGAGCCCCAGAGTGACAAGGAGGATGCAATGGAGGAACAGACCGGGGCGTCATCAGTATCTCAGTCAGATGACATAAAAACATTGAGCAGTGCAGAATCTTccgaagaagaggaggaagaggaagtatCAGCAGCACAGGAGAGCGGGCCCAGCAGCATTCTACCTCCCTCCGTACTGAATCAAGCCAGTGCCATCGCGGAGCACTTCACCAACAGCGCCAGGCGAGGCAGCACGGATGATGCCCGCTCCCTTGGCTGCCCCTCGCCACGCCTTCCCAGCCGGACTGGCAGCACCCTCAGCCTTGGCGGCGAAGGCAATGAACGCCCCCACTGGCTGAACAGCTCCTGCTTCGAACCGACCCAGGACAACTTTGGCGGAACGGATCTGACTATGCTTTCTCCGAGGGATGACAGCCTCTTTGAGATCCACAGGAGGAGAGACTCTACCCTATCCAAGCAGGACCAGTTGCTCATTGACAAAATCAAAAGCTACTACGAGACTGCCGAGCACCAGGATGCCAACTTCAGCCTCAGGCGCAGGGAGAGCCTGACCTACATCCCTACTGGCCTTGTCAAGAACTCTGTCAGCTGGTTCAACAGTTCGGACGAGAGCCCTGGCGCAGAGAAAAGTGATACATCAGCCTTGGCCACTTCCTCTGCACCCCACCCTTCCACTTCAGAACCTGCTGATTCATCCAAGGCTCCAGGTGTCTGGGACTGCATGACCTCCGGTGCATCATTTGACTCACTGGAGTTGGAAAGAAGTAAGAAGCCTGAGGTGGTGGGttcagaggcagagagaaaggacCGGTCTCTGGGTTTTCAGGAGAGGCACATCCAGGACGATGAGTTCCGACCTTCATCTGAGATGATCAAGGTTTGGCAGGACATGGAGAAAAAGGGGAGCAGATCCCAGGGAGAGGCCAGAGGCCCTGTGAAAGACACCGAGGCTCAACACAAGACCTCTAGAGTCGCTGGTCCAAGCCTGAGCAGAAGGAGCCAGACTCCAAAGAAGAACTCTGAATCGGAGCCTGACGATTCCTTTATGATACTGGAGGAAGCTGACCTGAGCACCATCACTGAAGAATCCATGAGCCCTTCGCCCATTAAGAGCAAGGTGTTGGGGCTTGGCCGTACAGCGAGTGTGAGGGATCCCCGCAGATCCAGGGTTGACGAGGGTAGGCTTTCCAGAGCTCCTATGCCCAGGGTCATCCAGTTGAGGgctgaggaaggggaggaggccAGTAAGGAGCCTCAGTCGCCAGACGATGCAGAGATGGCTAAGAACAAAGTTTTCCAGTTGGCCCGGCAGTACAGCCAGCGTATCAAGTGCACCACACCAGCTCCTAGACAGCGAGATGTCCTGTTTGGAAAGAAGAATCTGCCCTGTGTGATCGAGGAGAagccagagagctcaggtacggAAGATATGGAAGAGTGTTGTGTTTTTCTAAATGATGTGCACTCAGGTAGGGAAGAGCTTTGTTTGTCCCTAAGTGTTGTTCCTCAAGAAGTGCTGTGTTATTCTTTTTACCAAGTAGGGTTTGAATTAGTTTTAGCCTCACTAGGAGGTGCTCTCCTATTAGCCTGGCAAATATCGGTTTCAAGTGACTGATAGGGCTGCCCACATTGGGGGGGAAGATTTGATGGAAAGGTTTACTAATAGATTGCTTAGCAAATCATACAGTTTTTATTTATGCGGCCTATGtagtttacatgcacactaaacCAGTATTACTTCGACTATGGCAATACTCTGAGTAAGGTCTTAATTAGAGTAAGCATACTCTGAGTAAAATAGGTTGACTATCGAGCTATTTTCCACATTATTATAAGATTATTAGGACAAGTAATCGCCTTAATCGGAGTATTACTCTTTCTCTGAATACTTTTCGGCAAACAAGCGCACAGGAAAGCAACTTACTCCAGAAGAGAAGGCATTGGGTGAGTCAAGGTAGGATGATGAGTAGCTGGTTTTAGCAATGCTAATTAGTATTCTCCAGCCAATTTAGCTTGTTTGCTAAATTGTGTCATTGGTATGTCGTTGTCGTGGGTATATTAGCGGTCGTGACGGACATGAGACGGAGCTCACGATAAGCTCCCACTGTTGTCAATGCAGCCTACTACATTGGCAGCGTGAGCAGTACAGCAGCACTTAAAGCACGCATTTTGACTCTATTTTCCTGAAACCGACACAAGTCGCTGAGCTTCTGGAAACTGGAAGAAATGTATTGCGCTGCCTTCGTAATATGCTGCCTGAGTAGCAGTCAAAAAACTATGCTGACAGAACGCGAATGTGATGTTTTTGTAGTGCATTGTAGATTTGTCATTACTGAGAATATTGTTTTACTCAGAGTATTCACAATAATCGTGaatattgtgtgcatgtaaacatacctGAAGATACCAAAACTACTACTAAGCAATATAGACCGCAGTGTCCCTTCGGAGCATTCCAGTATACCACACGAGAATgcccaaaataaaaacagaactTTCAACTTATTCTGATACTCTGACGCTCAGATACTTCCTGTTAAGTCttgtttatgtggtgtgttttacAGGTAAACCCAACTTGACGCTGCCCCTGCTCTCGTTTGATCGTGTGAGCAATCTCCAGGAGTTGAGTCCTATAGCCATATCTCCCAACCCTGCTCACATGCCTAGCTCTTTGGGCAGTCCCCGAGTCCTTTCACCCGGCCGCATGTCCGCCAAGAGCCCACTCAATCCTACGCCTACCGAGGCTTTTAACTGGCCTGACGTGCGGACACTTCGCTGCAAGTATGCCAGCTCGGACAAAGATCAGTCCCAGCTGCCGCCAGTTAACCGAAGCCGTTCAGTTCCTGAGAGGATGGACAGCGGCCCCAAAAGGCGCTCAAGCTTCTGCTCCAGCTTAGTCACTGCTTCTGGTACGGTCGAGGCTCCGGCCTACAGACCCCACCTCAGCAGGGACCCTGGCCCTGGAGAGGGGTTGGCTAGGCTCCACAGGGCCGGGTCATTGGACCAGAGACTGAGTGGGCTGCATCTGAGTGAGCTACAGAACCTCCAGGATGAGGTCTCTAATGACAGTTACTACATCTCGGCACAGGCCACCATGCCCAATGACCACAGGGTCGTTGTTGTGGAGAAGGTTCCGGAGCCTGAGACAGAATCCAGCTCTGCAGAACCACTGGAGATGGTACTCAGGGCAAGGAgagtagaggtggtagaggacATAGATGATAGCTATGTCCAGATCCGTTCACCGACCACTAGAGAGAAAATCTCCATCATGGCTGTAATCGACCGCTGCCGGGCCTATCAGGAGTCAGATGAGTATAGGCAAAGGGAGGAGGGCGGGGCTAAGGCAGAGTCAGTACCCTTAAGTGGGAGGGGCAAGGAGCTTGACAAGGGTCCACCCTCAAATGAAAAGCTTGAAGATGCCCAGAAAACTGCCATGAACTTGGTCAAAAAGACAGATGCTAGTCAACAGAACGTGGTGAAAAACTTGAGACAAAAATTCCTTAACTTGAGGTGAATAGCACCAGTAAACTTTTTAAGTAACCTTTTATTCTGTTCATATTTTTCATCAACTAAGGGGTTTAAGTTAGGTATGCtgatctcaagttaggattcgGTGTGCGTGTTGGTCAGTCTTGTACTGCAATTTAATGGTTTAAGCTTTGCTGTCAAACTTTCTGTGTACATAGAAGCGGTTATTGTGACAGCCCAGGGAAAATGTAGTTGTTTTGTCTCAAATGTTGCATAGAAATGTTTAAATATCTATGTACAATACTCAAGAGAACCCTCTCTTGATCCTGAAATGATGTCGGTCTAAAGCACCTTTTGTACAGCTTGTGTTCCGTCATAAGGCAATTGTATTGCACAATTGAAGATAGCAATTATTTGGAGGGAGTGAAATGTATTTAGTTCTTTCTAGGGtggctacccactgggcacagatgtcactTCAACGTCTAGTTTTAATTTACATTTGATTGACTTGTCAACTAACGTAAATTCAAAGTAAAACCAACAAACATTTTCACCATCATTTGGATTTAGGtacaaagttgggtgaaaaaaagacaaATTCCTTTACGTCAATGACCATGTTGATTCAATGTCTTCAAATTGAATTgttttgttgaaatgacatggaaacaacattgattcaaccagtttgtgcccagtggctACTGTGTCTCTGACATGAAATGAGAGCCCCTCAACATCATAGCAGCACTACTGTTTACTGGAAAGCACAGAAATATATGATATTGTCTGACGACAATAGTTTTCGGGGGAAATGCTGACCAGAAAATTAAGGGAATGAGTCTGAAACTTGAGAGCAATGCATAATTTGCTGTTTTTACCATCTTTCCTTGAACTTTCACCCTGCACTAGACTTAACTTTCACTGCACATGGCCTGACCACTAAAATACACATGAGAGAGTCATGGCCATACTGGGATATAATGGTTAATTAATTGCCCTGTGACCACTTTGTAAATCCCACCTGAAGTGGTGATAGCTCAAGGATTGTCTTGTAATTTTATATAATCATTGAATTGTCAAATGGATTGAGAATCAAAGACCCTGTATGAAGTGTTGCTCTTTTCTAGTTAGTCAACTTCTTAccttgattatatatatatatatatataatcattgTTCAGTTAATTGGCTAATGATGTGCACTTTGTATGTGTTCTCTGCTTCGGCTGCCCAAAGGAACTTCATTCTCAGCAACAGGTCATTGAAATGAGTCGACGTAAAACTTGAAAGAGTGAGAACTAGTGTACACGTATAGATCCAGGGGACCCTAGTCAAAAGGGTCCAGGTCTTCTACTGCTAAAAAGTGTTACTGTCACTGCTCACTACTCCGAGGGTCATTCCTTTTCTTCACTATCTACATTTACCTCTTATTTATTAAGCCAACGTCAATTTATGAACATGTCTTGTCTTTATatatttgtgagtgtgtgtatgtatgtgtgtatatatgtatgtatgtatgtatgtatgtatatatatatatatatatatatatatatgtatatatgtgtgtgtgtatgtatgtatatgtgtatatatatatatatatgtgtgtgtgtatatatatgtatgtatatatatgtgtgtatgttgtctTGTATCTTGACGGTTGTACAGAAATGTTTGTGTTGCCTAGAGACGGTATACATTCCATATTAAAACATACGGCTCACTTGTCcagaaaaaaatgtttattgtgtgcgcatgcgtgcgttCGAGTCAGGGAGAGCATGTCTTTCTGTTTCTTTTAAAGAATTTGGGCTGTATGGCTGAAAAAATAAGGTTTAGTTGAATCTCCTTTACGGTTTACACATTAGAATTGGTGCTGCATGGCTGGACAAGAAAGATTCAGTCGAATCTCcttaacacggaacccaaacagtctgcgtgcgccatcgtgcacaCAAAATTATTTTGTACCCCCACATCAAACGCGATcgtgacacgcaggttaaaatatcaaaacaaactctgaaccaattacatttatttggggacaggttgaaaagcattaaacatttatggcaatttagctagctagctagctagctttcacttgctagttaatttgtcctatttagctagcttgctgttgatagctaatttgtcctgggatattaacattgagttatttttcctgaaatgcacaaggtcctccgacaattaatccacacaaacggtcaaccgaatcgtttctagtcatctctcctcctagtCCTTTTCTCTTGGCcctatattgcgattggcaactttcataaattatgtacattaccgccactgaccttgttcgtctttcagtcaccaacgtgggtataaccaataaGGAGACGGCACGTgggtgggtacctgcttctataaaccaatgaggagatgggagaggcaggacttgcaatGCGATCtacgtcacaaatagaactgacttctattttagccctttcTATTTTTAGTGCGAACGCTCGTTGGCGCTCGCacaataattaattaattttgcaaCGCTTGCGcaagcggtgtagtcagcctgttatagtgtccatattaggaccgGCTCACTGTACTCCTTAGAAAAGAATCATGACGTTTAGAATGATTCGGTCCATAAAAAGGATATGACCACTACATGTCATGACGACAACAGACATTACCTGAATTAGGAAAGCTGCTGTTTGTGGTAATAAGAGACTGCTATGAGGTGGTTATGGTTCAATGGTTTCTAAACAGACATACtttttatataataatatatgccatttagcatatATGCCAATTTTACTTAATGTCATCCGTGCATACATTTGACATATGGGTggccccgggaatcgaacccacaaccctgcaagcgccatgctctaccaactgatccACACAGGACCACTGAAGGTAGATTTGAAATGCACTACAGTCTCTGCTAAATGGCTCTCCTACTTGTCAGCGAAGTGATTGGAAACCCTTTCAgaatgggtagagaggagggagagtgtgcATTGACAATGGGACAGATGCAGTTGTTGTTCGTGGTAGCGTTGAACACCAATTAACTCGACGGTGAATGTGGGAAGATCATTACGAGTGTCGTATATATGCGTTTCACATAAGCCTTAGCTATTCTCTATAATGTGTTTCTAGCTATTATAGAACAGAAAATCCAGCAGAAGTGGAGCctctatcattattttattatgttGCATTGTCTATTCTGTTCCTTATGTGAGATTTTCAGATGTGAGATTTTCAGGTGTAAGATTTTCCACTCGTAGCAAACAACAATGTCATTTCTGAGAAACTGATGCTAGTGTCAAGACTGCATTCGGTTCTAAACAAGTAGTGCTTTATGATTATGATATGTAAATAAATCTGTCATGTTTAAAAAGGATGTGTATTGAATAGACTTTGTCACAGAGAAATATAATAATTACCGACCTGACTGCCAACCAATGATCTATATAATACCGGGATTACTGATGCTATGTATTGCCCagtgagaggctttgaagccacctgCTGCCATATTGGTACTCCTCAGAATGAGCAGCCCTCAACAGGAATGTATTCTTGTGTTTCAATTAAAAGGGCAatgttacatttatttatttgttgtagAGTGGGGACCGTAACATTAGTACTCTCTAAAAATTCAActttaaggaaaatgttttaaTATATTTAGTATTTGAATGTTTATCTCACATAATATATTtcaaaagtatgcattaaggtgtctaaTGGAATATACTTGTGAAAATGTAGGAATGTAGAATCTTTTTACAATGGTGGAGGAGtacaaaaatgtctgcagtgGCTTCAAAACAGCATCCTGTCAGTCATCTAGGGTTTGGGTTTATATACATGATTGGGGCAACCTGAGTGGTGGTAGAAAGAGAAGCTATGTTTACACAAAATCTGAAAAAAATTCTGGTAGTTtggtcaaaatatatatatatatattttttatcagaTAACATCTGATGTGATCTGATGTGCTTAAGCACAGGAATCTTACTGTCTCCTGCACCAgttaaatgcaattgtgtttacaATAAGAAACCACATTAACATTATCAGAGTTATCAAAAGTTTCAAATTAAATCACATTGCCGGATTATAACGAGGTTTATGGTAAATTCTGCACTTTCCACAATTATTTTGAACTACGAAAATGTCGCCCTCAGTAAATAGGTCTAACAATATAAAGGGTCGCTGGGAAACGTCCAAATAGAAAGTGTTTACCATTTGGTACCCATCAATGAATTGACTGTTTTAAATGGATTTGTTTTCTTCTCAAATCATTTACATATTTGTTAAAGCCCAATGGCGTGTTGAGTTTGTGAACATACCAGGAACAGCATATTTCAACTATGACTTTGCCTGCAGGGAAATCTGTGTTTAAAACTGTTTTAAAGGAAGTGTATCTTttagtatacagtggggcaaaaaaatatttagtcagccaccaattgtgcaagttctcccaatttaaaaagatgaggcctgtaattttcatcataggtacacttcaactatgacagacaaaatgaggggaaaaattccagaaaatcacattgtaggagttTTTATGAATTtacttgcaaattatggtggaaaatacgtatttggtcacctacaaacaagcaagatttctggctctcacagacctgtaacttcttctttaagaggctcctctgtcctccactcgttacctgtattaatggcacctgtttgaacttgttatcagtataaaagacacctgtccacaacctcaaacagtcacacttcaaactccactatggccaagaccaaagagctgtcaaaggacaccagaaacaaaattgtagacctgcatcaGGCTGGGAAgaatgaatctgcaataggtaagcagcttggtttgaagaaatcaactctgggagcaattattaggaaatggaagacatacaagacaactgataatctccctcgatctggggcgccacgcaagatctcaccccgtggggtcaaaatgatcacaagaacggtgagcaaaaatcccagaaccacacggggggacctagtgaatgacctgcaaagagctgggaccaaagtaacaaagcctaccatcagtaacacactacgccgccagggactcaaatcctgcaatgccagacgtgtccccctccttaagccagtacatgtccagccCCGTCGGAAGTttactagagagcatttggatgatccagaagaagattgggagaatgtcatatggtcagatgaaaccaaaatataacattttggtaaaaactcaactcgttgtgtttggaggacaaagaatgctgagttgcatccaaagaacacctactgtgaagcatgggggtggaaacatcatgctttggggctgtttttctgcaaagggaccaggacgactgatccgtgtaaaggaaagaatgaatggggccatgtatcgtgagattttgagtgaaaacctccttcctccttcagcaaaggcattgaagatgaaacgtggctgggtctttcagcatgacaatgatcccaaacacaccgcccgggcaacgaaggagtggctttgtaagaagcatttcaagatcctggagtgcctagccagtctccagatctcaaccacatagaaaatctttggagggagttgaaagtctgtgttgcccagcaacagccccaaaacatcactgctctagaggagatctgcatggaggaatgagccaaaataccagcaacagtgtgaaaaccttgtgaagacttacagaaaacatttgacctctgtcattgccaacaaagggtatataacaaagtattgagaaacttttgttattgaccaaatagttattttccaccataatttgcaaataaattcattaaaaatcctacaatgtgattttctggagaaaaaaaaaatctcattttttctgtcatagttgaagtgtacctataatgaatattacaggcctctcatctttttaagtgggagaacttgcacaattggtggctgactaaatacttttttgccccactgtatgtaaaattCTTTATCAATATTAAAGTAAAATTCCAAAGGTTTGCAAAACTGTATCGCAAGTTAGGATTAGTAAACTTTTGAAAGGGCGACAGAAGTGGCTCCACATTTCTCGTGGGCAAAATCATAGTTCGAATGGGAACCCAAAGGGGTTTATAATAGCTCTTTGGTGACTGGGAGAAAAAATATATTGACTAATGGGGCATATGTGATAAGTCTGACCTAATTTTGTTCAAGTGCTTTTGAAGGCAGACCAATTCTTCAACCAATAAGGTTGTAGCTAGCTTGATAAGATGGCTTAAGTTGCTAATAGTAAggttagctagcttgcttaacGTTGACATTATGGTCAAAATATCTACGTTATCAACATGAATTGATACATTTGTgattgtaatttttttttaatgttgtcGTCATTTGGTTGAAAAGGTGAAAGGTAAGTGGTGAAACTCGGGTAATAAAATGATCCGTTTCCCACTTGGAGGGTCGTGAAACTTCCCCATGTGAACGCTCCATAAGAGAGCAAGAAATAAGTGAAAAGACAAGTTATATTTCATCCTTTCCAGTTGTATTTTATTGGCAGTGTAAGAGCATGGAAACACGGGTGACAGTAAATACAgtgaattaaatcaaatcaaatttatttatatcgtacatcagctgatatctcaaagtgctgtacagaaacccagcctaaaaccccaaacggcaagcaatgcaggtgtagaagcacggtggctaggaaaaactccctagaaaggccaaaacctaggaagaaacctagagaggaaccaggctatgtggggtggccagtcctcttctggctgtgccgggtggagattataacagaacatggccaagatgttcaaatgttcataaatgaccagcatggtcgtataataataaggcagaacagttgaaactggagcagcatcacggccaggtggactggggacagcaaggagtcatcatgtcaggtaatcctggggcatggtcctagggctcaggtcctccgagagaaggaaagaattagagaacgcacacttagattcacacaggacaccgaataggacagaagtactccagatataacaaactgaccctagccccccgacacaaactactgcagcataaatactggaggctgagacaggaggggtcaggagacactgtggacccatccgaggacacctccggacagggccaaacaggaaggatataaccccacccactttgccaaagcacagcccccacaccactagagggatatcttcaaccaccaacttaccatcctgagacagggccgagtatagcccacaaagatctccgccatggcacaacccaagggggggcgccaacccagacaggatgaccacatcagtgaatcaacccactcaggtgacgcaccccttccagggacggcatgagagagccccagtaagccagtgactcagcccctgttagaggcagagaatcccagtggaaagaggggaaccggccaggcagagacagcaagggcggttcgttgctccagagcctttccgttcaccttcccattAGAATTaattgtaataatgtaatatttgTTATTAGATTGTCTTTGAATGCTCCTTTACTCTCCTGTCTCCAGTTCCAGCCATACATGAATACTAtattgaacaaaaaatataaacacaacatgtgaagtgttggtcccatgtcatgagctaaaataaaagatcccagaaatgttccatatgtacacaaaagtgtatttctctcaaatgttttatacaaatttgttaacatccctgttagtagcattttatcctttgtcaagctaatccatccacctgacaggtgtggcatatcaagaaactgatgaaacagcatgatcattacacaggtgcacctagtgcaggggacaataaaaggccactttgaaatgcagttttgtcacacaacaaaatgccacagttgtctcaagttttgagagagtttgcaattggtatgctgactgccggaatgtccaccagagctgctgcCAGGGAATTTAATGTTAAATTATCTACCATATACCCCCTACAACGTAAttctagagaatttggcagtatgtccaaccggcctcacaacctcagaccaggtgtctgtaataaagcccctttgtgggGAACATTTTTATCTGATtggctggctccccagtgggtgggcctatgccctcccaggcccacccatggcacTGCCTAgccatttgaaatccatagattagtgcccaataaattgatttcaattgactcatttcctcatatgtaactcagtaaaatcttgttacgtttttatatttttgttcagtgtatttttaTCTATTGGTATATACTTCAGTAAGCTTATTCCAGATCTGCATGTGATGACCACAACCACCAAAGGACACATACATAAGGGCCTTATTCACAAAGCGTCcctgagtaggagtgctgatctacgaTCAAGTTTCCCccctcttattcattatgatttaaaaggcaaaactgatcctagctCTCCTACTCTGAAAACGTTTTGTGTAAACGGGGCCCAGGCTAGGATAGTAGCGTAAACTCACGACAACCCACATTGATCCACTAACGCTTTAGTTTAAAATCATCTCTACGCCCTACTTTATTTAGGCTAATATGGAGAAAACTCAAATGCCACTGCCAAATTGTAGACAAGGCGGACACTGATGTGATCAGTGATTTGAGGCACTCTCTTGGTGTTTGTTACTGAAGCTACTTGGCCAGGGACTGTAGTGTACTGAAGAAGTCACCTGCCTCTCCAGTCTCCTCTTGCAGGACTCCCTTACAGAAGAAAGGAGGGACAAAGTCCACAGGGTCCTTGATGCCCAGGAGGATGTTATACAGGCTGAGTTTATTTGCCATGTGGCTCCTATAGACACATTCACAATAATCCATCACGCATTACAATCTGCACAATACTTTCAAACAGTACAACAATCCACTGTAACACCGAGTTATATGAAAGTCACCAGCTTTAACATCTCCACATACTGTATAGGGTTACACGCATTGATAGAGAA
This genomic interval carries:
- the plekhg3 gene encoding pleckstrin homology domain-containing family G member 3 isoform X2, whose translation is MKWPGVGQSSRSVHSVCGKQERAMSTLGRSKDKTWGVALRPGMDMATLRSAWEERRLLNGFNRKLTRWFGRNTGSVLYKCITELSPDWLVESPRLSTASISSNERAPSATPSDCSDFPSAGQRPVSLVSTLSSGSGSSRDDGPAPPPPGGTVPPTGDDIDLELNPPVGVGDQDRQHPDTADPSGEGLVSRGGKFNQLNNTDTPSRAASTRHTPPLSPFAAITMAPNPKITYLDRVVMEIIETERMYVRDLRSIVEDYLAHIIDQADLPIRPEQVCALFGNIEDIYEFNSELLQSLDMCDNDPVAIARCFVMKREYFEIYTQYCTNYPNSVAALTDCMRNKSLAKLFRERQASLKRSLPLGSYLLKPVQRILKYHLLLQEIAKHFDPQEEGYEVVEEAIYTMTGVAWYINDMKRKHEHAVRLQEVQSLLINWKGPDLTTYGELVLEGTFKVHRAKNERTLFLFDRMLLITRRRGEHYVFKTLISCSTLMLIESAKDSLSFSVTHYKHPKQPHTVQAKTVEERKLWAHHIKRIILENHQAIIPQKAKEAILEMDSIYPSKFRYSPERMKKAMSCQSDEFPREGRQGRRQSEPTKQILKNTKAVLKHADSEGALPDDPRSIQAAASISTLGSSLGESEAERPSVEEEEEEEEEEEDMGLRKGSLERLSPSDIEEPRTGSSSHKGRATLGEECDSDDILMEEDQVEDFASSMLAAISCWHYRARALLSMGVTTDEEGDDVVEENGSYKENGISSGPVLQSETEQSTSIAEKAPQEKPLLQTKTSASESTERLKPAPSDPEKASATPPKVCTTPPKVCTTPPKVCTTPPKVCTTPPKVCTTPRWIALPEPQSDKEDAMEEQTGASSVSQSDDIKTLSSAESSEEEEEEEVSAAQESGPSSILPPSVLNQASAIAEHFTNSARRGSTDDARSLGCPSPRLPSRTGSTLSLGGEGNERPHWLNSSCFEPTQDNFGGTDLTMLSPRDDSLFEIHRRRDSTLSKQDQLLIDKIKSYYETAEHQDANFSLRRRESLTYIPTGLVKNSVSWFNSSDESPGAEKSDTSALATSSAPHPSTSEPADSSKAPGVWDCMTSGASFDSLELERSKKPEVVGSEAERKDRSLGFQERHIQDDEFRPSSEMIKVWQDMEKKGSRSQGEARGPVKDTEAQHKTSRVAGPSLSRRSQTPKKNSESEPDDSFMILEEADLSTITEESMSPSPIKSKVLGLGRTASVRDPRRSRVDEGRLSRAPMPRVIQLRAEEGEEASKEPQSPDDAEMAKNKVFQLARQYSQRIKCTTPAPRQRDVLFGKKNLPCVIEEKPESSGKPNLTLPLLSFDRVSNLQELSPIAISPNPAHMPSSLGSPRVLSPGRMSAKSPLNPTPTEAFNWPDVRTLRCKYASSDKDQSQLPPVNRSRSVPERMDSGPKRRSSFCSSLVTASGTVEAPAYRPHLSRDPGPGEGLARLHRAGSLDQRLSGLHLSELQNLQDEVSNDSYYISAQATMPNDHRVVVVEKVPEPETESSSAEPLEMVLRARRVEVVEDIDDSYVQIRSPTTREKISIMAVIDRCRAYQESDEYRQREEGGAKAESVPLSGRGKELDKGPPSNEKLEDAQKTAMNLVKKTDASQQNVVKNLRQKFLNLR